From Draconibacterium halophilum, one genomic window encodes:
- a CDS encoding Ig-like domain-containing protein: protein MKLKGKLPFLIIAMLAWIVIISSCANIGMPAGGPRDSVPPVLLETSPEYRALNFNKDAIRFTFNEYLQTDKISEELVISPPLEKRPIIKTKSKTLIIEFNEDLKDSVTYSLDFKNSIVDNNEKNPLENLRFSFSTGPEYDSLRVAGRVINAFNLEPNEEGSLLVLHSNLHDSAVFRVRPDYIAKTDEEGLFMIDNIASGTYKLFAINDMNNDLMYNEGAEEIAFLDTLVIPEAHFHAEADTMVSGVDSMLVMGHTHFSPEPFYMRYLMEDIFEQYVESTERESRNKFLFLFNESIADTFSVNLINHEAEDWQLFEYGTKKDSVLMWITDTMVSRYDSLYMQLAYTQLDSAGQPYIKNDTVLMHYADPKEEPEKKNRRRGREDEEEEPKPEPIPQFTWKTDIPSTMELNGMIRFVSPQPVDTFNTSMVRMYLTEDTLKTPLPVTVQEDASQYRSYSIRYDWEPITGYTLEIDSAASVNIYGITSKAYSKGFKTREEDYYGSLEFNFTNVTMPMVVQILKNNDDEEVLRQKTFAENGTVLFEYLAPEKYKVKVIYDANGNGKWDAGSFQDKIQPERVAYVQEVIKLRSNWSESHSWDLTPDPMFSKNIRDIEEEERKRKEALEKQQKEEEEQRNNSMLRPGSSGSGGFQRR, encoded by the coding sequence ATGAAGTTAAAGGGGAAACTACCGTTTTTAATTATTGCAATGCTGGCCTGGATTGTCATTATTTCTTCCTGTGCCAACATTGGGATGCCGGCAGGAGGACCGCGAGATTCCGTACCACCGGTTTTGCTGGAAACCAGTCCGGAATACCGCGCATTGAATTTTAATAAAGACGCTATCAGATTTACATTCAACGAATATTTGCAGACGGATAAAATCTCGGAGGAGTTGGTAATTTCTCCACCACTGGAGAAACGTCCGATTATAAAAACCAAATCAAAAACGCTGATTATTGAGTTTAACGAGGATTTAAAAGACAGTGTGACTTATTCGCTCGATTTTAAAAATTCGATTGTGGATAACAACGAAAAAAATCCCTTAGAAAACCTGCGTTTTTCGTTTAGTACCGGTCCTGAATACGACTCGTTGCGAGTGGCCGGGCGTGTGATAAACGCATTTAATCTTGAACCAAATGAAGAGGGTTCATTGTTGGTTTTGCACTCAAATCTGCACGACTCGGCTGTGTTCAGGGTACGTCCCGATTACATTGCAAAAACTGATGAGGAAGGTTTGTTTATGATTGATAATATTGCTTCAGGAACCTATAAATTATTTGCGATTAACGACATGAACAACGACCTGATGTATAACGAAGGAGCAGAAGAAATCGCTTTTCTGGATACATTAGTGATCCCTGAAGCACACTTTCATGCCGAGGCCGATACAATGGTTAGTGGCGTTGATTCGATGTTGGTTATGGGGCATACACATTTTTCTCCCGAGCCATTTTACATGCGCTATTTAATGGAAGATATTTTTGAACAGTATGTAGAATCAACCGAACGTGAGAGCCGGAATAAGTTTTTATTTCTGTTTAACGAATCAATTGCCGATACTTTTTCGGTAAACCTCATCAATCACGAGGCAGAAGATTGGCAACTATTTGAATATGGCACGAAAAAAGATTCGGTATTGATGTGGATCACCGACACGATGGTTTCCAGGTACGATTCACTTTATATGCAATTAGCCTACACGCAGCTGGATTCGGCGGGGCAGCCTTATATTAAAAACGATACAGTTTTGATGCATTATGCCGACCCGAAGGAAGAACCAGAAAAGAAAAACAGGAGACGCGGCAGGGAAGACGAAGAAGAAGAGCCGAAGCCGGAACCAATACCTCAGTTTACCTGGAAAACTGATATTCCGTCAACCATGGAACTGAATGGAATGATCCGCTTTGTATCGCCCCAACCTGTTGATACATTCAATACTTCGATGGTTAGGATGTATTTAACAGAGGATACCCTAAAAACTCCATTGCCGGTAACTGTGCAAGAAGACGCATCACAATACCGGAGTTATTCAATACGTTACGACTGGGAACCGATAACCGGATATACTCTTGAAATTGATTCGGCAGCATCTGTAAATATTTATGGAATAACCAGCAAGGCCTATTCTAAAGGTTTTAAAACGCGCGAAGAGGATTATTACGGCAGCCTGGAATTCAATTTTACGAATGTTACCATGCCTATGGTCGTACAAATTTTGAAGAATAACGACGATGAAGAGGTGCTGCGGCAAAAAACCTTTGCAGAAAACGGCACGGTATTGTTTGAATATCTGGCGCCCGAAAAATACAAAGTAAAAGTTATTTACGATGCCAATGGAAACGGCAAATGGGACGCCGGGAGTTTCCAGGACAAAATACAACCCGAGCGCGTAGCTTACGTGCAGGAGGTAATAAAACTACGTTCGAACTGGAGCGAGAGCCATAGCTGGGATTTAACGCCCGATCCGATGTTCAGTAAAAATATTCGCGATATAGAAGAAGAAGAACGGAAGCGCAAAGAAGCACTGGAGAAACAGCAAAAAGAAGAGGAAGAGCAGCGAAATAATAGCATGCTCAGACCAGGATCAAGTGGATCAGGTGGTTTTCAGCGGAGATAA
- a CDS encoding DUF3859 domain-containing protein, translated as MAKRRPTFKIYSYGEYSKWDRESRDIPKILDFTTEIKAEIGTEFGYVLHIKNGKGEKVDFKIDHPPFKDDNGNLRPPFTGEQFIRTNDFEFYLGDCIWEPLEDKLGKWELTTWYKGKVVAHKIFTLM; from the coding sequence ATGGCAAAACGGCGACCGACATTTAAAATCTACAGCTACGGAGAGTACTCAAAATGGGATAGGGAGAGTAGAGACATCCCTAAAATTTTGGATTTTACAACAGAAATTAAAGCTGAAATAGGAACCGAGTTTGGCTACGTGCTACACATTAAAAACGGCAAGGGCGAGAAGGTTGATTTTAAAATTGATCATCCGCCGTTTAAAGACGACAATGGAAATTTAAGACCTCCGTTCACGGGCGAACAGTTTATCCGTACCAATGATTTTGAATTTTATTTGGGCGACTGCATTTGGGAACCGCTTGAAGACAAGTTGGGAAAATGGGAGCTAACCACTTGGTATAAAGGCAAAGTGGTTGCTCACAAAATATTTACGCTGATGTAA
- a CDS encoding TonB-dependent receptor codes for MKPIYAILLLFISCTFAWAEGPDDDKKNNTDAMLFGDVKSGEEHIPFATVTIKGTTIGTAADATGHFKMAHLPLGKQVVVISAIGYQTIEKQVQMEAKKSVTILAELEPDNIGIEQVVVSADRNAKSRKETPTIVNSINPKLFDRVQSVTLSEGLNFSPGLRMENNCQNCGFSQVRMNGLEGPYSQILINSRPVFSGLAGVYGLELIPANMIERVEVIRGGGSSMYGSNAIAGTINLITKDPVTNSFETSTNNSFVGAGSNYDAASDYNININGSFVTDDYKTGMSIFGFHRKRDPFDANGDGFSELASINNTTIGARFYQRVASRGKITVDYFNINEDRRGGNKFELPLHESDISESVEHQINSGAVNFDLLLRESDKFSAFVSMQGVDRDSYYGAEQDPSAYGHTEDLTYAAGLQYIRNIDYLLFSPATLTSGIETNGSSLKDEKLGYYDAADDIHYGNTQIADQGMTTYGAFLQSEWKTEKVVFSAGLRYDHYNIEEKIENSDDVSGNVLSPRVSLLYNIAEHLQFRSSFGRGFRAPQIFDEDLHIETSGSRKVLHENDPDLKQESSNSFTTSLDYSNHFGDWQYQLLVEGFYTQLIDPFANEYGTPDENGTVVYTRVNAEDGARVQGINMEFNASPSQKFQLQSGFTVQKSEFEAPQEFGEKRFFRTPNTYGYLSANISPTPVFDIALTGNYTGKMLVPYFGPEIANPETGELRESDSFFDTGVKLCYHFRLSDQMKVELSGGVKNIFNSYQEDFDYGIDRDPSYVYGPLSPRTIYFGIKIGTL; via the coding sequence ATGAAACCCATATATGCAATTTTATTGCTATTTATTTCATGTACGTTCGCTTGGGCAGAAGGACCTGACGACGACAAAAAAAACAATACCGATGCTATGCTTTTTGGCGATGTAAAATCGGGCGAAGAACATATTCCGTTTGCAACGGTAACCATTAAAGGAACTACCATTGGTACGGCAGCCGATGCAACCGGGCATTTTAAAATGGCGCACTTGCCGCTTGGAAAACAGGTGGTTGTAATATCGGCAATTGGCTACCAAACAATTGAAAAGCAAGTGCAGATGGAAGCCAAAAAAAGTGTTACCATTCTGGCCGAACTCGAACCGGACAATATTGGTATTGAACAAGTTGTTGTTTCTGCCGATCGGAATGCAAAAAGCCGAAAAGAAACGCCAACAATTGTAAACAGTATAAATCCGAAATTATTCGATCGCGTTCAGAGTGTTACATTAAGCGAAGGTTTGAATTTCTCGCCCGGATTGCGCATGGAGAACAACTGCCAGAACTGTGGTTTTTCGCAGGTGCGAATGAACGGACTGGAAGGGCCGTATTCTCAAATTCTAATTAACTCGCGCCCCGTTTTTAGTGGGCTGGCGGGTGTTTATGGCCTCGAGTTGATTCCCGCAAATATGATCGAGCGGGTGGAGGTAATTCGTGGTGGCGGATCGTCGATGTACGGAAGTAATGCCATTGCCGGAACCATTAACCTGATTACAAAAGACCCAGTAACTAATAGTTTTGAAACCTCAACAAACAATAGTTTTGTTGGAGCCGGAAGCAATTACGATGCCGCCAGCGATTACAACATAAACATTAATGGCTCGTTTGTAACCGACGATTATAAAACAGGAATGAGCATTTTTGGATTCCACCGAAAACGCGACCCTTTTGATGCCAATGGCGATGGGTTTTCGGAGTTGGCAAGCATCAATAATACCACAATTGGAGCACGTTTTTATCAGCGTGTAGCGAGCCGTGGAAAAATTACGGTCGATTATTTTAATATAAATGAAGACCGCCGCGGAGGAAATAAATTCGAGCTCCCATTGCATGAGTCTGATATTTCCGAAAGTGTTGAGCACCAGATAAACTCGGGAGCTGTAAATTTTGATTTGTTGCTTCGCGAAAGTGATAAATTCTCCGCATTTGTTTCTATGCAGGGAGTTGACCGCGATTCGTATTACGGCGCTGAGCAAGATCCTTCGGCCTATGGGCACACTGAGGATTTAACTTATGCGGCAGGTTTGCAATATATCCGAAACATCGACTACCTGCTGTTTTCTCCGGCAACACTTACTTCCGGAATTGAAACAAATGGCAGTTCGCTGAAAGATGAAAAACTTGGTTATTACGATGCTGCGGATGATATTCATTATGGGAATACACAAATTGCCGACCAGGGAATGACTACTTATGGCGCTTTTCTGCAATCGGAGTGGAAAACCGAAAAAGTGGTTTTTAGTGCCGGTTTACGCTACGATCATTACAACATTGAGGAAAAAATTGAAAACAGCGACGATGTGAGTGGCAATGTATTAAGTCCGCGGGTGAGTTTGCTGTATAATATTGCCGAACACTTACAGTTTAGAAGTAGTTTTGGCCGTGGATTTAGGGCACCGCAGATTTTTGACGAAGATCTTCACATTGAAACCTCTGGATCGAGAAAGGTCCTTCACGAGAACGATCCGGATTTGAAACAGGAATCATCAAACAGTTTTACGACATCGCTTGATTATTCCAATCATTTTGGCGATTGGCAATACCAGTTGTTGGTTGAAGGATTTTATACCCAGTTAATCGACCCGTTTGCAAATGAATATGGTACGCCCGACGAAAACGGAACAGTAGTTTATACCCGTGTAAATGCCGAAGACGGTGCCCGCGTGCAGGGAATTAATATGGAGTTCAACGCTTCTCCATCGCAAAAATTTCAGCTGCAGTCGGGATTTACTGTTCAGAAAAGTGAGTTTGAAGCGCCGCAGGAATTTGGCGAAAAACGCTTTTTCAGAACGCCAAATACTTACGGATATTTGAGTGCAAATATTAGTCCAACACCCGTATTTGATATTGCACTAACCGGCAACTACACGGGTAAAATGCTGGTGCCGTATTTCGGGCCTGAAATAGCAAATCCTGAAACCGGCGAATTACGGGAAAGCGATTCGTTTTTTGATACAGGGGTGAAACTCTGTTATCATTTTCGCTTGTCAGATCAGATGAAAGTGGAGTTGAGCGGTGGTGTAAAAAATATCTTTAACAGCTACCAGGAGGATTTTGATTATGGAATTGATCGCGATCCTTCGTATGTGTATGGGCCGCTTTCTCCACGCACAATCTATTTCGGAATTAAGATCGGAACATTATAG
- a CDS encoding TonB-dependent receptor: MIKTILSLTLILILISPQLFAQDEHSDAVIIGHVVSEGKHIPFVNIYLDGTNYGTTTDVTGHYMMVDLPVGEFTIVAKMIGYKESKKQVVLKAGETVEVKFDLEEDVIHMDEVVITGTKTFKRQTESAVIVNVLDAKTIEKVAAQTISESLSFQPGLRMETDCQTCNYTQLRMNGLGGAYSQILINGRSVFSPLTGLYGLEQLPTEMVERIEVVRGGASALYGSSAIGGTVNIITKLPQRNSYQVTSNNSIIGSDALDYNVSATLTALSQKRNAGMSMYAFHRDRDAFDANGDNFSELPEIKNNSFGINSFFQIDEDQKIEASFSSTYEYRYGGEMVDGAAYQAKQSEERTHNVLMGGIDYTYSPTMRTSFVVYSAGQYTQRDHFTGIAPDGGQELQDYNNDPPYGDSKNSTYQIGAQLNHAINDFVGAGTNILTFGTEFIYDDVFDEITAYDYLIDQQTKNFGAFIQSDWSITQKTTLLAGVRADKHNFVDKLILNPRISLLLKPDSYTQLRLSWSTGFRAPQAFDADMHIAFAGGGIQTIELTDDLEEEHSQSLSASLNWDKPTEKHIIGFTLEGFYTQLKDAFILEEVGTDDAGNSLMEKRNGGKSQVYGATLEARANFDRKLQIEGGITVQSSEYDNAIAWSEELPGEKKYLRTPETYGYYTLTWTPTNRFSASLSGVYTGTMLVPHYGLAGDVGTIDQDVLFDSPTFMETNIKVGYTFKLNRIDSSIELFGGVSNLFDNYQDDFDKGKNRDSGYVYGPAKPRSVFFGVKLFN; this comes from the coding sequence ATGATTAAAACGATATTATCTCTTACTCTGATTTTAATTTTGATTTCACCTCAACTTTTTGCCCAGGACGAACATTCCGATGCCGTAATTATCGGGCACGTTGTATCAGAAGGCAAACATATTCCATTTGTGAACATTTACCTTGATGGAACCAACTACGGAACCACCACCGATGTTACCGGGCACTACATGATGGTTGACCTTCCGGTTGGAGAGTTTACCATTGTTGCCAAAATGATTGGTTACAAGGAAAGCAAAAAACAAGTAGTTTTAAAAGCCGGCGAAACGGTTGAGGTTAAATTTGACCTGGAAGAAGACGTAATTCACATGGACGAAGTGGTGATTACCGGCACCAAAACATTTAAACGGCAAACAGAAAGTGCTGTGATTGTGAATGTGCTGGATGCAAAAACAATAGAAAAAGTAGCGGCACAAACCATTTCTGAATCGTTGAGTTTTCAACCCGGATTACGCATGGAAACCGACTGCCAAACCTGTAATTACACCCAGTTACGGATGAATGGCTTGGGCGGCGCCTACAGCCAGATATTAATTAACGGTCGTTCTGTTTTTAGCCCACTAACCGGATTGTATGGGCTGGAACAATTACCAACTGAAATGGTGGAACGTATTGAAGTTGTTCGTGGAGGAGCATCTGCACTTTACGGATCGAGTGCCATTGGCGGAACGGTAAATATTATTACCAAGTTGCCGCAACGAAATTCGTACCAAGTTACCTCGAACAATTCAATTATTGGAAGCGACGCTCTCGACTACAACGTAAGTGCTACACTAACCGCTTTATCACAAAAGCGCAATGCCGGAATGTCGATGTATGCTTTTCACCGGGACCGCGATGCTTTTGATGCCAACGGCGATAATTTCTCGGAATTGCCGGAAATAAAAAATAACTCGTTTGGCATTAATTCTTTCTTTCAGATTGATGAAGACCAGAAAATTGAAGCCAGTTTCTCAAGCACATACGAGTACCGCTACGGTGGCGAAATGGTTGACGGGGCGGCTTATCAGGCCAAACAATCGGAAGAACGAACGCACAATGTACTAATGGGCGGAATTGATTACACTTACAGCCCAACAATGCGCACCAGTTTTGTTGTTTATTCTGCCGGACAGTACACACAACGCGATCATTTTACGGGAATTGCGCCCGATGGCGGACAAGAACTTCAGGACTACAATAACGATCCTCCATACGGCGATTCTAAAAATTCCACCTACCAGATTGGTGCACAGTTAAACCACGCCATTAACGATTTTGTGGGAGCCGGAACCAACATATTAACCTTTGGTACCGAGTTTATTTACGACGATGTTTTTGATGAAATTACAGCTTACGATTATTTGATCGATCAACAAACGAAAAACTTTGGTGCTTTTATTCAAAGCGACTGGTCGATTACCCAGAAAACAACTTTGCTGGCCGGAGTGCGTGCCGATAAACACAATTTTGTTGACAAACTGATTTTGAATCCGCGGATTTCACTGCTGCTGAAACCCGATTCGTATACCCAATTGCGCCTGTCGTGGTCAACCGGATTTCGTGCTCCGCAAGCCTTTGATGCCGATATGCACATTGCTTTTGCCGGTGGAGGAATTCAAACCATTGAACTGACCGACGATCTGGAAGAAGAACATTCGCAAAGTTTAAGTGCCTCGTTAAACTGGGATAAACCCACCGAAAAACACATTATAGGATTTACGTTGGAAGGTTTTTATACCCAGCTTAAAGATGCTTTCATTCTGGAAGAAGTTGGAACTGATGATGCCGGAAATTCATTGATGGAAAAACGCAACGGCGGAAAAAGCCAGGTTTACGGAGCTACTTTAGAAGCGCGTGCAAACTTTGACCGAAAACTACAGATTGAAGGTGGAATAACTGTTCAGAGCAGCGAGTATGACAATGCCATTGCATGGTCGGAAGAATTGCCGGGTGAGAAAAAGTACTTGCGCACCCCGGAAACGTATGGCTACTACACACTCACCTGGACTCCAACAAACAGATTCAGCGCCTCCCTTTCAGGTGTTTACACTGGAACAATGCTGGTGCCTCATTACGGTTTGGCCGGAGATGTGGGAACAATCGACCAGGATGTTCTTTTTGATTCGCCAACGTTTATGGAAACCAATATAAAAGTTGGTTATACTTTCAAGTTAAACAGGATCGACTCATCAATTGAATTATTTGGTGGAGTGAGTAACCTTTTCGATAATTACCAGGATGATTTCGACAAAGGTAAAAACCGCGATAGTGGCTATGTTTACGGTCCGGCAAAACCCCGGTCAGTTTTCTTTGGTGTTAAACTATTTAACTAA
- a CDS encoding coiled-coil domain-containing protein, with protein MSSQIDSMQKDSKDKRNNIIVIVLAVVLAVVLVLFFLQRRDHKVMVDEIKAEKDSIQFQLTEIASSYDSLETENDTISEQLFMAQAKVKDLLIEVEQTKKVSYSKISNYQQQVTTLRGIMRDFVVQIDSLNRRNEQLMDENREVKQQYKQVEQQNEQLSKEKQQLQQNLKRAAMLETRQLVAEPLNTRSKETKFARRTAKVRIYFVLGQNTTADRGPKKIYVRIMRPDQLLMVKSENDVFQFEDLKIQYSAMREVVYEGQDLPVAIFWDNTNEPEMMPGTYTINLFADGNEIGETTFEIQ; from the coding sequence ATGAGTAGCCAGATTGATTCGATGCAGAAAGATTCGAAAGACAAGAGAAACAATATAATTGTTATTGTTCTTGCTGTGGTATTGGCAGTTGTGTTGGTGTTGTTCTTTTTGCAACGACGCGATCACAAAGTGATGGTTGACGAAATAAAGGCCGAAAAGGACTCCATTCAGTTTCAATTAACCGAAATTGCTTCCAGTTATGATTCGTTAGAAACAGAAAACGATACCATAAGTGAGCAGCTTTTTATGGCGCAGGCTAAGGTAAAAGACCTTTTGATAGAAGTGGAGCAAACAAAAAAAGTGAGCTATTCTAAAATATCGAACTACCAACAGCAAGTAACTACTTTACGCGGTATTATGCGTGATTTTGTGGTTCAGATCGATTCGCTGAATCGCCGCAACGAGCAGCTGATGGACGAAAACCGCGAGGTAAAACAACAATACAAGCAAGTTGAACAACAAAACGAACAACTGAGCAAAGAGAAACAACAGTTGCAGCAAAACCTAAAACGTGCAGCTATGCTTGAGACGCGCCAGTTGGTGGCAGAGCCGTTAAATACCCGTAGTAAGGAGACAAAGTTTGCTCGACGTACGGCAAAAGTTCGCATTTATTTTGTATTGGGACAGAATACGACTGCCGATCGTGGTCCTAAAAAAATATATGTACGAATTATGCGCCCTGATCAGCTGTTAATGGTGAAATCGGAAAACGATGTATTTCAGTTTGAAGATTTGAAAATACAATACTCTGCCATGCGCGAGGTGGTTTACGAAGGTCAGGATTTGCCCGTGGCCATTTTCTGGGACAATACCAACGAGCCCGAAATGATGCCGGGAACCTACACCATCAATTTGTTTGCCGATGGAAATGAAATTGGCGAAACAACATTTGAGATTCAGTAA
- a CDS encoding radical SAM protein, which produces MATFLFDKIIFGPVKSRRLGVSLGINLLPTKTKVCSFNCIYCECGFTPGEYEEKVTFPSRADVRMRLEVKLHEMVAANELPDVITFAGNGEPTLHPEFAGIIDDTIALRDEITPNARIAVLSNATMIHRKSVFEALLKIKDNIQKLDSAFEETVKLLDCPKGNFNLANTIEQLIAFNGKVIIQTMFVRGSYKGKTIDNTTKEEISTWIELLKKIKPLQVMIYTIARDTPIDTLEKIPLDELNAIAERVRKEGFDVQVSG; this is translated from the coding sequence ATGGCAACATTTCTATTCGATAAAATAATATTCGGGCCGGTAAAAAGTCGAAGATTGGGCGTTTCGCTGGGGATAAATTTATTGCCCACCAAAACCAAAGTTTGTTCATTCAATTGTATTTACTGCGAGTGTGGATTTACGCCCGGAGAATACGAGGAAAAAGTAACTTTCCCATCGCGTGCGGATGTGCGAATGCGACTGGAGGTGAAATTGCATGAAATGGTTGCTGCCAACGAACTGCCCGATGTAATTACTTTTGCTGGCAACGGCGAGCCGACATTGCACCCCGAGTTTGCAGGAATTATCGACGACACCATTGCCTTACGCGATGAAATCACGCCCAACGCCCGAATTGCTGTATTGTCGAATGCAACAATGATTCACCGCAAATCGGTTTTTGAGGCCTTACTGAAAATAAAAGACAACATTCAGAAACTTGACTCGGCTTTTGAAGAAACGGTAAAGTTATTGGATTGCCCAAAAGGAAATTTTAACCTTGCCAATACCATCGAACAGCTGATTGCTTTTAATGGCAAGGTAATTATTCAAACCATGTTTGTGAGGGGAAGCTACAAAGGCAAAACCATTGACAATACTACTAAAGAAGAGATTTCGACATGGATTGAATTGCTGAAAAAGATAAAACCTTTGCAGGTAATGATTTATACGATTGCCCGCGATACCCCAATTGATACTTTGGAAAAAATACCGCTTGACGAATTAAATGCCATAGCCGAAAGGGTGCGCAAAGAAGGTTTTGATGTGCAGGTTTCGGGATAA
- a CDS encoding DUF2147 domain-containing protein, translating into MKKLVILFLLGMYALAGKAQEADKIVGVWWNDEKTSKIEVEKQDGKYIGTIVYVNPEKYNNGAPPKDVENPDPALRDRSIVGVQILSGFEYDAKEEEWINGSIYDPKSGKTYDCYSWLESEDVLKLKGFVAGIRMLGRSSEWYRTTL; encoded by the coding sequence ATGAAGAAGTTGGTAATTCTTTTTTTACTTGGAATGTATGCGCTGGCAGGTAAGGCACAGGAAGCCGATAAAATTGTTGGCGTGTGGTGGAACGATGAAAAAACATCTAAAATTGAAGTTGAAAAACAAGATGGAAAATACATTGGCACCATTGTCTATGTAAATCCGGAGAAATACAACAACGGAGCCCCTCCAAAAGATGTTGAAAATCCTGATCCGGCACTACGCGATCGCTCTATAGTAGGAGTACAGATTCTGAGTGGTTTTGAGTACGATGCAAAAGAAGAAGAATGGATAAACGGTTCTATTTACGACCCCAAATCGGGAAAAACCTACGATTGTTACAGCTGGTTGGAAAGTGAAGATGTTTTGAAACTTAAAGGTTTTGTTGCCGGAATTAGAATGCTGGGGCGCAGCTCGGAGTGGTACAGAACAACACTTTAA
- a CDS encoding pyruvate, water dikinase regulatory protein — MNDKSPAPIYVVSGGTGIAGNNLVQALLIQYPENKIHVEIIGRVTTEDEVFDIIMKAKADKGLIAHTMVNPELRRKINELGKEFHVRVIDLMGKLANYLDDTLDVEPMVHPGLYREINHQYFDRIDSIEFTLSHDDGMSPERLRNAEIILTGVSRAGKTPLSVYLAMYGWKVANVPLVPGVQPPDELFQIDPERVFGLYIGASQLIAHRQKRISSWENHRAESYVDQRAVREEIRKAMFVFDRGGFTVINVSNKPIESTANEILSLMSKRFSYRGRKLESPYHGKEGQEQE, encoded by the coding sequence ATGAACGATAAATCACCAGCACCAATTTATGTGGTATCAGGCGGAACGGGTATTGCCGGTAATAACCTGGTTCAGGCCTTATTAATTCAGTACCCTGAAAATAAAATTCATGTTGAGATAATAGGAAGAGTGACCACCGAAGATGAGGTTTTCGATATAATCATGAAAGCCAAAGCCGATAAAGGATTGATTGCTCATACAATGGTTAATCCTGAATTGCGCCGCAAAATTAATGAGTTGGGAAAAGAATTCCATGTTCGTGTTATTGATTTGATGGGCAAATTAGCCAATTATTTAGATGATACACTAGATGTAGAGCCGATGGTACACCCGGGATTATACCGCGAAATTAATCATCAGTATTTTGATCGGATCGACTCCATTGAATTTACCCTATCGCACGACGATGGTATGAGTCCCGAACGACTGCGCAATGCCGAAATTATTTTAACCGGTGTTTCGCGGGCGGGAAAAACGCCGCTTAGCGTTTACCTGGCCATGTACGGTTGGAAAGTGGCAAATGTACCGCTGGTACCCGGCGTTCAGCCTCCCGATGAGCTCTTTCAGATTGATCCTGAACGGGTGTTCGGTTTGTATATTGGAGCCAGCCAGTTAATTGCGCACCGGCAAAAAAGAATATCGAGCTGGGAAAATCACCGCGCCGAATCGTATGTCGATCAGCGTGCCGTGCGCGAAGAGATCAGAAAAGCAATGTTTGTTTTCGATCGGGGAGGATTTACAGTTATTAATGTTTCAAATAAACCCATTGAAAGTACAGCCAACGAAATTCTATCTTTAATGTCGAAACGTTTCTCCTACCGCGGACGAAAGTTAGAGTCGCCATACCATGGAAAAGAAGGACAAGAACAGGAATAA